A genomic region of Zea mays cultivar B73 chromosome 6, Zm-B73-REFERENCE-NAM-5.0, whole genome shotgun sequence contains the following coding sequences:
- the LOC100170234 gene encoding adenine nucleotide transporter BT1, chloroplastic/mitochondrial isoform X1 yields MGSKSGVRLQCAEAKSATDWSCCFLALPPAAPSGVDGDGGFNLSWNLRKSFHPPAGLFASMGQQVGVGFPGTSSRSPSPETPRDPYMKYVSPEVVETPPSGEGVALRDKGKKKAVKLRIKVVNHHLKRLISGALAGTVSRTAVAPLETIRTHLMVGSNGNSSTEVFQSIMKHEGWTGLFRGNFVNVIRVAPSKAIELFAFDTANKFLTPKSGEERKIPVPPSLVAGAFAGVSSTLCTYPLELIKTRLTIQRGVYDNFLDAFVKIVRDEGPTELYRGLTPSLIGVVPYAATNYFAYDTLKKVYKKMFKTNEIGNVPTLLIGSAAGAISSSATFPLEVARKHMQVGAVGGRKVYKNMLHALLSILEDEGVGGLYKGLGPSCMKLMPAAGISFMCYEACKKILIEEEDE; encoded by the exons ATGGGCAGTAAGAGCGGCGTGCGACTGCAATGCGCCGAGGCCAAATCGGCGACGGATTGGAGCTGCTGCTTCCTGGCCCTGCCACCGGCAGCACCATCCGGTGTTGATGGCGATGGCGGGTTTAACCTCTCGTGGAACCTCCGCAAGTCCTTCCACCCGCCGGCGGGACTCTTCGCCAGCATGGGCCAGCAGGTTGGGGTTGGGTTCCCGGGGACTTCTTCTAGGTCCCCGTCGCCGGAGACACCTCGGGATCCGTACATGAAGTACGTCTCGCCGGAGGTTGTCGAGACACCTCCGTCGGGGGAAGGGGTGGCGTTGAGGGacaaggggaagaagaaagccgTGAAGCTCAGGATTAAGGTTGTGAATCATCACCTCAAGAGGCTGATCAGTGGAGCACTCGCAGGCACAGTGTCAAGAACTGCTGTTGCACCTTTGGAGACGATCAGAACGCATTTGATGGTTGGGAGTAATGGGAATTCGTCGACGGAGGTGTTCCAGTCTATCATGAAGCATGAGGGATGGACTGGGTTGTTCCGTGGTAACTTTGTTAATGTCATCCGGGTAGCCCCAAGCAAGGCAATCGAG CTTTTTGCTTTCGATACAGCTAACAAGTTCTTGACCCCCAAATCTGGGGAGGAACGGAAGATCCCAGTCCCTCCTTCACTAGTGGCTGGGGCATTTGCAGGTGTTAGCTCAACACTGTGTACATACCCTCTGGAATTGATTAAGACACGGTTAACTATACAG AGAGGGGTGTATGACAATTTCCTTGACGCGTTTGTCAAGATCGTCCGCGACGAAGGGCCTACTGAACTCTACCGAGGCTTAACCCCAAGTCTGATTGGAGTGGTGCCATATGCTGCAACCAACTACTTCGCCTATGACACCCTGAAGAAGGTGTACAAGAAGATGTTCAAGACAAATGAGATTGGCAATGTCCCAACGCTGCTCATCGGGTCTGCTGCAGGAGCTATCTCAAGCTCAGCGACATTCCCTCTTGAGGTTGCACGGAAGCACATGCAAGTTGGAGCTGTTGGTGGCAGGAAGGTTTACAAGAACATGCTCCATGCCCTCCTAAGCATTCTTGAGGATGAAGGGGTTGGGGGCCTCTACAAAGGGTTGGGGCCAAGCTGCATGAAGTTGATGCCTGCTGCTGGGATTTCCTTTATGTGCTACGAGGCTTGCAAGAAGATTCTGATCGAAGAAGaggatgagtga